The following coding sequences lie in one Mycobacterium sp. DL440 genomic window:
- a CDS encoding GDP-L-fucose synthase: protein MVGSAIHRKLRSEGFTDLIGRSHSELDLTDRAATFEFFAKTQPPVVVLAAARVGGILANKTYPVDFLSENLRIQTNVMDAALKYGTQRLLFLGSSCIYPKLAAQPITEDALLTGSLEETNDAYAIAKIAGIVAVQAVRRQYGLPWISAMPTNLYGPGDNFSPTTSHVLPALIHRYEQANEKGEPQVTNWGTGTVRREFMHVDDMASACLHLLQRFDGPQQVNVGTGIDHSIQETAQIVAAAVGYEGETAWDTSKPDGTPRKLLDISTLRDSGWQPSISLHDGIEQTLAWYRQNRADVRRVALA from the coding sequence AGCGAGTTGGATCTGACCGACCGGGCGGCGACATTCGAGTTCTTCGCGAAAACTCAACCACCGGTGGTGGTTTTGGCGGCGGCTCGGGTCGGTGGAATCCTGGCGAACAAGACCTACCCGGTGGACTTCCTCTCCGAGAATCTGCGGATACAGACCAACGTGATGGACGCGGCGCTCAAGTACGGCACCCAGCGTCTGCTCTTTCTCGGATCGTCATGCATCTACCCGAAGCTGGCAGCACAGCCGATTACCGAAGATGCATTGCTGACCGGTTCCCTCGAGGAGACCAACGATGCCTACGCGATCGCGAAGATCGCCGGAATCGTGGCGGTCCAGGCGGTGCGACGGCAGTACGGCTTGCCGTGGATATCGGCGATGCCGACGAATCTGTACGGGCCCGGAGACAACTTCTCCCCGACGACCTCGCACGTCCTACCGGCCTTGATCCACCGGTACGAACAAGCGAACGAGAAGGGTGAGCCCCAGGTGACGAACTGGGGCACCGGCACCGTGCGCCGTGAGTTCATGCACGTCGACGACATGGCGTCGGCCTGTCTACATCTGCTGCAGCGGTTCGATGGGCCCCAACAGGTCAACGTGGGCACCGGGATAGACCACTCGATCCAAGAAACGGCGCAGATCGTCGCGGCCGCAGTGGGATACGAGGGGGAGACGGCCTGGGACACGAGCAAGCCCGACGGCACGCCACGCAAGCTGCTGGACATCAGCACCTTGCGGGACAGCGGCTGGCAACCGTCGATTTCGCTGCATGACGGGATCGAGCAGACCCTGGCGTGGTACCGGCAGAATCGGGCGGACGTCCGACGGGTAGCACTCGCGTGA
- a CDS encoding AMP-binding protein, which translates to MPDARTDIASLLLDRVGDQHLGLRTRDRDWTWDEVVAESAARGALAQAMQVDGPLHIGVLLDNVPDFLFWLGGAALVGATVVGINPTRGATELAAEIRLADCQLIVTDSAGAARLRSLDLGLAPERFLVVDGRDYTAQLDAHRVTPAVSPGVTDDSLMLLLFTSGTTGASKAVICSQGRLARIAYTAAEKFGHVREDVEYCCMPLFHGNAIMALWAPALSVGATVCLTPSFSASGFLPDVRYFGATFFTYVGKALGYLMVTAEQPDDAENPLIRGFGTEASPDDQNEFRRRFDAELFEGYGSSEGGGAVVLAPDMPPGALGRPAHDGVAIVDPESLNDCVPAVFDEHGRVLNSDDAVGEIVDKFGTRTFEGYYKNDAANAERIRNGWYWTGDLGYLDEQGFIYFAGRRGDWIRVDGENTSALNIERVLRRHPDVVAAGVYAVPDPRSGDQVMAAIEVSDPTGFDAAAFGTYLTDQNDLGAKAIPRFLRVSKNLPVTGSNKVLKRELQQERWHTGEVVYRWTGRGEPVYRAMGDDDKQSLDAEFRQYGRQRYI; encoded by the coding sequence ATGCCTGACGCTCGGACTGACATCGCGTCGCTGCTGCTCGACCGCGTCGGCGACCAACACCTCGGCCTGCGTACCCGCGATCGGGACTGGACCTGGGACGAGGTGGTCGCCGAGTCCGCCGCGCGTGGCGCGCTGGCACAGGCGATGCAGGTGGATGGCCCGTTGCACATCGGCGTGCTGCTGGACAACGTGCCGGATTTCCTGTTCTGGCTGGGTGGTGCGGCTCTGGTCGGGGCCACCGTTGTCGGAATCAACCCGACCCGAGGTGCTACCGAGTTGGCAGCCGAAATCCGGCTTGCCGATTGCCAATTGATCGTCACCGACTCCGCAGGCGCAGCGCGGCTGCGCAGTCTGGACCTCGGCCTGGCGCCCGAGCGGTTCCTCGTGGTCGACGGCCGGGACTACACCGCGCAACTCGACGCGCATCGCGTCACCCCCGCGGTCTCACCCGGGGTCACCGACGACTCCCTGATGCTGCTGCTGTTCACCTCGGGAACGACGGGCGCCTCCAAGGCGGTCATCTGCAGTCAGGGCCGGCTGGCCCGGATCGCCTACACAGCCGCCGAGAAATTCGGCCACGTGCGCGAAGACGTGGAGTACTGCTGCATGCCGCTGTTCCACGGCAACGCCATCATGGCGTTGTGGGCGCCGGCGCTGTCGGTGGGTGCCACCGTCTGTCTGACGCCATCGTTCTCGGCGTCCGGATTCCTCCCGGACGTGCGGTATTTCGGTGCCACTTTCTTCACCTACGTCGGCAAGGCGCTCGGTTACCTGATGGTCACCGCAGAACAACCTGACGATGCCGAGAACCCGTTGATCCGGGGCTTCGGTACCGAGGCGTCACCCGACGACCAGAACGAGTTCCGGCGCCGCTTCGACGCCGAACTGTTCGAAGGCTACGGCTCCAGCGAAGGCGGTGGGGCCGTGGTGCTGGCCCCGGACATGCCGCCGGGCGCTCTCGGCCGCCCGGCACACGACGGGGTGGCGATCGTCGACCCGGAATCACTGAATGACTGTGTGCCGGCAGTTTTCGATGAGCACGGCCGGGTGCTCAACTCCGATGATGCGGTGGGGGAGATCGTCGACAAGTTCGGCACCCGCACCTTCGAGGGGTACTACAAGAACGACGCGGCTAATGCCGAACGCATCCGTAACGGCTGGTACTGGACGGGTGATCTCGGCTATCTCGACGAGCAGGGGTTCATCTACTTCGCCGGCCGCCGTGGTGACTGGATCCGGGTGGACGGCGAGAACACCTCGGCGCTCAACATCGAGCGGGTACTGCGGCGTCATCCCGACGTGGTGGCAGCCGGCGTCTACGCGGTGCCCGATCCGCGCTCGGGTGATCAGGTGATGGCCGCGATCGAGGTGTCCGACCCCACCGGCTTCGACGCCGCGGCGTTCGGGACCTACCTGACCGACCAGAATGACCTGGGTGCCAAGGCAATTCCGCGATTCCTGCGGGTGTCGAAGAACCTGCCGGTCACCGGGTCCAACAAGGTGCTCAAACGTGAACTGCAACAGGAACGCTGGCACACCGGCGAGGTGGTGTACCGGTGGACGGGACGCGGCGAACCGGTGTATCGGGCCATGGGCGACGATGACAAGCAATCGTTGGACGCCGAGTTCAGGCAGTACGGGAGGCAGCGTTACATATGA
- a CDS encoding FAD-binding protein has product MKWDEACDVLVAGSGGGGVAGAYTAAREGLSVILVEASDKFGGTTAYSGGGGVWFPCNPVLTRAGTDDTIEDALEYYHAVVGDRTPRELQDTYVRGGAGLIEYLEADDNLKFAPMPWPDYFGKAPKARTDGQRHIAARPLKVEKAPHLRELVRGPLDADRLGTEQPDDYFIGGRALIARFLKAIGQYPKASLRLNTPLVELVVEDGAVTGAIVESDGERHAIRARRGVLLAAGGFEGNDELRREYGVPGVARDTMGPPANLGQAHQAAMAVGADVDLMEQAWWSPGLTHPDGRSAFALWFTGGIFVDQNGQRFVNESAAYDRIGRAILPRLADGSMTLPYWMIYDDREGEVPPVKATNVSMVDTQHYVDAGLWHTADTLEELAIKIGVPAENLTATVTRFNGFVDAGSDEDFGRGDEAYDRAFSGGASPLVAIEKGPFHAAAFGISDLGTKGGLRTDTAARVLDVDGQAIAGLYAAGNTMAAPSGTAYPGGGNPIGTSMLFSHLAVKDMLGKTYE; this is encoded by the coding sequence ATGAAATGGGATGAAGCGTGTGACGTCCTGGTCGCCGGATCGGGCGGTGGCGGCGTGGCCGGCGCCTACACCGCGGCCCGTGAAGGGCTGTCGGTGATCCTGGTGGAGGCCAGCGACAAATTCGGCGGCACCACAGCGTATTCCGGTGGCGGCGGGGTGTGGTTTCCGTGCAACCCGGTGCTCACCCGGGCCGGCACCGATGACACCATCGAGGACGCGCTGGAGTACTACCACGCCGTCGTGGGCGACCGTACCCCGCGGGAACTGCAGGACACCTACGTCCGCGGTGGCGCCGGACTGATCGAGTACCTCGAAGCAGATGACAACCTGAAGTTCGCGCCAATGCCGTGGCCTGACTATTTCGGCAAGGCGCCCAAGGCCCGGACCGACGGGCAACGCCACATCGCGGCTCGGCCGCTCAAGGTGGAGAAGGCCCCGCACCTGCGCGAGCTGGTGCGGGGGCCGCTCGACGCCGACCGGCTCGGCACCGAACAGCCCGACGACTACTTCATCGGCGGCCGGGCATTGATTGCCCGGTTCCTGAAAGCGATCGGGCAGTACCCGAAAGCGTCGCTGCGGCTCAACACCCCGCTGGTGGAGTTGGTGGTCGAGGACGGGGCCGTGACCGGTGCGATCGTCGAATCCGACGGCGAGCGCCACGCGATCCGGGCCCGACGCGGCGTGCTGCTCGCCGCGGGCGGATTCGAAGGCAACGATGAGCTGCGCCGTGAATACGGCGTGCCGGGCGTCGCCCGCGACACCATGGGGCCGCCGGCCAACCTGGGCCAGGCGCATCAGGCGGCGATGGCCGTCGGCGCCGACGTCGACCTGATGGAGCAGGCCTGGTGGTCCCCGGGCCTGACGCACCCCGACGGTCGCTCGGCGTTCGCGCTGTGGTTCACCGGCGGCATCTTCGTCGACCAGAACGGACAGCGTTTCGTCAACGAATCTGCCGCCTACGACCGTATCGGCCGGGCGATCCTGCCGCGGCTGGCCGATGGTTCGATGACGTTGCCGTACTGGATGATCTACGACGACCGGGAGGGGGAAGTCCCTCCGGTCAAGGCCACCAACGTCTCGATGGTCGACACGCAGCACTACGTCGACGCCGGTTTGTGGCACACCGCCGACACCCTGGAAGAGCTGGCCATCAAGATCGGCGTCCCGGCCGAGAACCTGACCGCCACCGTGACGCGCTTCAACGGCTTCGTCGACGCCGGCTCGGACGAGGATTTCGGCCGCGGCGACGAGGCCTACGACCGGGCCTTCTCCGGCGGCGCATCCCCACTCGTCGCGATCGAGAAGGGGCCTTTCCACGCCGCTGCCTTCGGTATCTCCGACCTCGGTACCAAGGGCGGGTTGCGTACCGACACCGCTGCCCGGGTACTCGACGTCGACGGGCAGGCGATCGCCGGACTGTATGCCGCGGGTAACACCATGGCCGCTCCCAGTGGCACCGCATATCCGGGCGGCGGAAATCCGATCGGAACCAGCATGCTGTTCAGCCACCTGGCGGTCAAAGACATGTTAGGGAAGACGTATGAGTGA
- a CDS encoding Rieske 2Fe-2S domain-containing protein — protein sequence MSDIREIDAGTAMTRFARGWHCVGLAESFRDGQPHGIEAFGTKLVIYADSAGELHVLDSYCRHMGGDLSMGSVKDDNLACPFHDWRWGGDGKCKLVPYAKRTPRLARTRKWPTSEVNGQLLVWHDPEGSEPAAELIPPTIEGYEQGLWSPWQWNSLLIEGSHCREIVDNNVDMAHFFYIHHAYPTYFKNVIEGHTASQFMESKPRPDYATRELWDGTYLRSEATYFGPAYMINWLHNDLAPDFTVEIALINCHYPVSHDSFVLQWGVAVQQNPALPAEKAEKLAATMSRSFGDGFMEDVEIWKHKARIDNPLLTEEDGPVYHHRRWYEQFYVDVADVTPDMTDRFEQEVDTTHANELWHQEVADNLAALNTAKAAH from the coding sequence ATGAGTGACATCCGGGAAATCGACGCCGGCACTGCGATGACGCGGTTCGCGCGCGGCTGGCACTGCGTCGGGCTCGCTGAATCGTTCCGTGACGGGCAGCCGCACGGCATCGAAGCGTTCGGCACCAAGCTCGTCATCTATGCCGACTCCGCCGGTGAACTGCATGTGCTCGACTCGTACTGCAGGCACATGGGCGGCGACCTGTCGATGGGGTCGGTCAAGGACGACAACCTGGCCTGCCCCTTCCATGACTGGCGTTGGGGCGGCGACGGAAAGTGCAAGCTGGTGCCGTATGCCAAGCGCACCCCGCGGCTGGCACGCACCCGTAAATGGCCCACGTCTGAGGTCAACGGTCAGCTGCTGGTCTGGCACGACCCGGAAGGTTCTGAGCCCGCTGCCGAGTTGATCCCGCCCACCATCGAGGGCTATGAGCAGGGCCTCTGGTCGCCGTGGCAATGGAATTCGCTCCTGATCGAAGGATCGCACTGCCGCGAGATCGTCGACAACAACGTCGACATGGCGCACTTCTTCTACATCCACCACGCCTACCCGACGTACTTCAAGAACGTGATCGAAGGTCACACCGCGAGCCAGTTCATGGAGTCCAAGCCACGTCCGGACTACGCCACCAGAGAGCTCTGGGACGGCACCTACCTGCGTTCGGAAGCTACGTATTTCGGCCCGGCATACATGATCAACTGGTTGCACAACGACCTCGCCCCGGACTTCACCGTCGAGATCGCCCTGATCAACTGTCACTACCCGGTGAGCCATGATTCGTTCGTGCTGCAGTGGGGTGTCGCGGTCCAGCAGAATCCCGCACTGCCGGCGGAGAAGGCCGAGAAACTCGCGGCGACGATGAGCCGGAGTTTCGGAGACGGCTTCATGGAGGACGTCGAGATCTGGAAACACAAGGCTCGCATCGACAACCCGTTGCTCACCGAGGAGGACGGGCCGGTGTACCACCATCGCCGGTGGTACGAGCAGTTCTATGTCGATGTCGCCGATGTCACGCCCGACATGACCGACCGCTTTGAGCAGGAGGTCGACACCACGCACGCCAACGAGCTCTGGCATCAGGAGGTCGCCGACAACCTGGCGGCCCTCAACACTGCGAAAGCCGCGCACTAG
- a CDS encoding biotin--[acetyl-CoA-carboxylase] ligase, whose amino-acid sequence MNTRPALDVTTLRDGLDALSWRRVDIVEETGSTNADLLARAAAGEDIVGAVLFAEHQNAGRGRHGRHWSAPPRSQVIVSFGVDGSAVPPNRWGWLPLATGLAIVDAVAEVAGTRVGLKWPNDVLVGPGGGKLAGILAEVASPAPVIVVGLGLNVTMTAEEAPDPRATSLTQLGTATVDRAPLARALLRHLDARITSWRNDDPSLAADYRARSVTFGSRIRAILPGDNTLVGTAVDVDDLGRLIIDTATEQVTLSAGDITHLRPEES is encoded by the coding sequence ATGAACACAAGGCCAGCGTTGGACGTGACGACCTTGCGCGACGGGCTCGACGCCCTGTCGTGGCGGCGCGTCGACATTGTCGAGGAGACCGGATCCACCAACGCCGATCTGCTGGCGCGGGCGGCGGCGGGGGAGGACATCGTCGGCGCGGTGTTGTTCGCCGAACATCAGAACGCCGGCCGCGGCCGGCACGGCAGGCACTGGTCGGCGCCGCCGCGCTCACAGGTGATCGTGTCCTTCGGCGTCGACGGGTCGGCGGTGCCCCCGAACCGTTGGGGGTGGCTGCCATTGGCCACGGGACTGGCGATCGTCGATGCGGTCGCAGAGGTCGCCGGGACGCGGGTCGGCCTGAAATGGCCGAACGACGTCCTCGTCGGTCCTGGCGGCGGAAAACTGGCCGGTATCCTCGCCGAGGTGGCCTCGCCCGCTCCGGTCATCGTTGTCGGCCTCGGCCTGAATGTGACGATGACTGCCGAGGAAGCGCCCGATCCTCGTGCTACCTCGCTCACTCAACTCGGCACGGCGACTGTGGACCGCGCGCCGCTGGCGCGGGCCCTGCTGCGGCATCTCGATGCCCGCATCACCAGCTGGCGCAACGATGATCCCTCGCTCGCCGCTGATTACCGGGCCCGCAGCGTCACCTTCGGCAGCCGGATCCGCGCGATCCTGCCCGGGGACAACACATTGGTGGGCACGGCCGTCGACGTCGACGATCTCGGGCGCCTGATCATCGACACCGCGACCGAACAGGTCACGTTGTCGGCGGGCGACATCACGCATCTGCGCCCTGAGGAGTCGTAG
- a CDS encoding PH domain-containing protein translates to MGYPENVLAKDEQVVLHRHPHWKRLIGAALVLILATAASSFVAAVVNTMDWQATAKNVLFIVIGAIWLIVVGWLTVWPFLNWWTTHFVITDRRVMFRHGVLTRSGIDIPLARINSVEFRHGLTDRLMRTGTLIIESASQDPLEFHDIPRVEQVHSLLYHEVFDTLGSEESPS, encoded by the coding sequence GTGGGTTACCCGGAGAATGTGCTGGCCAAGGACGAGCAGGTGGTGCTGCATCGGCACCCGCACTGGAAACGCCTTATCGGCGCGGCCCTCGTCCTGATCCTGGCCACCGCGGCCTCGTCGTTCGTCGCTGCCGTGGTCAACACCATGGACTGGCAGGCCACCGCGAAGAACGTCCTGTTCATCGTGATCGGCGCGATCTGGCTCATCGTGGTCGGTTGGCTGACGGTCTGGCCGTTCCTGAACTGGTGGACCACGCATTTTGTCATCACCGATCGGCGGGTGATGTTCCGGCACGGCGTACTGACCCGCTCGGGCATCGACATTCCGCTCGCACGGATCAACAGTGTCGAGTTCCGCCACGGGCTGACCGACCGGCTCATGCGCACCGGCACTCTGATCATCGAATCGGCATCGCAGGATCCCCTGGAATTCCACGACATTCCGCGCGTGGAACAGGTGCATTCACTGCTGTATCACGAAGTTTTCGACACCCTGGGGTCCGAGGAGTCACCCAGCTGA
- a CDS encoding glycosyltransferase family 2 protein, whose translation MTARLNHLETAFDQAIVVIPAHNEAALLPRCLRGITTAAACWRGPVLVVVVLDSCDDSSAQLAGQFGCDVHFVSVTAGNVGASRAAGFAYARSLSNHVDDSRVWYATTDADSRVDPDWLLRQTAPVADMVLGVVRVADWRHHPAALVRRYLRAYESDMRGINGHNHIHGANMGFCADAYWRVGGFHPLTTGEDVELVERFETASYRIRRDPSLSVTTSARRNGRAPGGFAGYLRDLSRSVFPSAERDSA comes from the coding sequence ATGACCGCACGGCTGAACCACTTGGAGACCGCCTTCGATCAGGCCATAGTGGTGATACCGGCGCACAACGAAGCTGCACTGCTGCCTCGCTGTCTGCGCGGGATCACCACGGCCGCAGCATGTTGGCGGGGGCCGGTGCTGGTCGTTGTCGTCCTCGATTCCTGTGACGACAGCAGCGCCCAGTTGGCGGGCCAGTTCGGCTGCGACGTCCACTTCGTCAGTGTCACGGCGGGCAACGTCGGTGCGAGCCGGGCGGCCGGTTTCGCCTATGCGCGCTCGCTGAGCAACCACGTCGACGACTCGCGCGTCTGGTACGCCACCACCGACGCCGACAGCCGAGTGGATCCCGACTGGCTGCTGCGTCAGACCGCGCCGGTTGCCGACATGGTGCTGGGCGTGGTGCGGGTGGCTGACTGGCGGCATCACCCCGCCGCACTGGTCCGGCGATACCTGCGTGCATACGAGTCCGACATGCGGGGCATCAACGGTCACAACCACATCCACGGCGCCAATATGGGTTTCTGTGCCGACGCGTACTGGCGGGTTGGTGGCTTCCACCCGCTGACCACTGGCGAGGATGTCGAATTGGTCGAAAGGTTCGAGACCGCCTCCTATCGGATACGACGGGACCCGTCGCTGTCGGTCACCACGTCAGCGCGGCGGAACGGCCGGGCTCCCGGCGGCTTCGCCGGTTACCTCCGCGATTTGTCGCGATCGGTATTCCCTTCGGCCGAACGGGATTCCGCATGA
- a CDS encoding acyl-CoA dehydrogenase family protein — MTAGLVRSWLESGRLELPLPGSGATARRWQRLAELTEIDVVAGRLAEAHVDAVAILDELGAKPPAPGELWAVWAAEDPEAVLNAHTTADRETDTVRLSGTKPWCSGAGLCTHALVTARRDDGRRALYVVATDNAGVQPLPSTWRNAGMAASDTRSVQFGNALGVPVGGPGDYLDRPGFWHGAIGVAACWLGAARAVAAPLYARVARGDADEHALAHLGAVDAAITAAEAMLAAAAAATDADPFDRSGSAQLLARRTRAVIETAVDAAINRTGRALGPAPLCRDAQHARRVADLTIYVRQSHAERDLAALGRLAGERR; from the coding sequence ATGACGGCGGGCTTGGTTCGGAGCTGGTTGGAGTCGGGCCGGCTGGAGTTGCCACTGCCGGGTTCCGGTGCGACGGCGCGGCGCTGGCAGCGGCTTGCGGAGCTGACGGAGATCGACGTCGTCGCTGGGCGACTCGCAGAAGCTCACGTCGACGCGGTCGCGATCCTCGACGAGCTCGGTGCAAAACCGCCTGCACCAGGCGAGCTGTGGGCGGTGTGGGCCGCCGAAGACCCGGAGGCTGTACTCAACGCCCACACCACTGCAGACCGCGAAACAGACACAGTGAGACTGTCAGGAACCAAACCGTGGTGTTCGGGGGCGGGGCTCTGCACACACGCGTTGGTGACAGCTCGCCGAGACGACGGCCGACGCGCGCTGTACGTGGTGGCGACTGACAACGCCGGGGTACAGCCCCTGCCCAGTACCTGGAGGAATGCCGGCATGGCGGCCAGTGACACCCGCTCGGTCCAATTCGGTAACGCGCTGGGTGTACCCGTCGGTGGTCCCGGCGACTATCTGGATCGTCCCGGCTTCTGGCACGGCGCGATCGGCGTCGCGGCGTGTTGGCTCGGTGCCGCCCGCGCGGTCGCCGCACCCTTGTACGCCCGCGTCGCCCGCGGAGATGCCGACGAGCATGCGCTGGCCCACCTCGGCGCTGTCGACGCTGCGATCACGGCCGCCGAAGCGATGCTGGCTGCGGCGGCTGCGGCGACCGACGCCGACCCGTTCGACCGGTCCGGGTCTGCCCAATTGCTGGCCAGGCGAACCCGCGCCGTCATCGAAACCGCCGTCGACGCGGCGATTAACCGCACTGGCCGCGCACTCGGGCCCGCGCCGTTGTGTCGGGATGCCCAACACGCACGTCGCGTCGCGGATCTGACGATCTACGTGCGACAGAGCCACGCCGAGCGTGACCTCGCCGCGCTCGGAAGGCTGGCGGGGGAGCGCCGATGA
- a CDS encoding PIG-L deacetylase family protein: protein MTAAESAESCGNAPRFGSRPLSCGGTPGHVWTSWGRSFGELDLGTCPALVVVAPHPDDETLGFGATMALLAARGIDVQVVSVSDGGAAQGDLTPFDRFRLERTRSAELAKAAKVLGVDEPISLALPDGELAGYQDSITDLLTGILQACPPGTWCATTWRGDGHPDHEAVGRAAATAVQRTAAVLLEYPVWMWHWARPGDSAVPWDRALTVPLTASAVGLKKVAAQCFRSQFHPLVPGAGPVLPPFVLPRLLAVGEMVFR, encoded by the coding sequence ATGACTGCCGCGGAGTCCGCTGAATCGTGCGGCAACGCACCGCGGTTCGGGTCGCGGCCGCTGAGCTGCGGCGGCACCCCCGGTCACGTCTGGACCAGCTGGGGTCGCTCCTTCGGAGAGTTGGACCTCGGGACATGTCCTGCGCTGGTGGTGGTCGCACCGCATCCCGACGACGAGACCCTCGGCTTCGGGGCGACCATGGCGCTGCTGGCGGCGCGGGGTATCGACGTCCAGGTGGTGTCGGTCAGTGACGGCGGGGCGGCCCAAGGCGATCTCACGCCGTTCGACAGATTCCGACTGGAACGCACCAGGAGCGCCGAGTTGGCAAAGGCAGCAAAGGTTCTCGGTGTGGACGAGCCGATCAGCCTCGCATTACCTGACGGCGAGCTTGCCGGCTACCAGGACTCGATCACCGATCTGCTGACCGGGATTCTCCAGGCCTGCCCGCCCGGCACCTGGTGCGCCACAACGTGGCGCGGTGACGGGCACCCCGATCACGAGGCCGTCGGACGGGCCGCCGCCACGGCCGTGCAACGCACCGCGGCGGTCCTGCTCGAGTACCCGGTCTGGATGTGGCACTGGGCCAGACCCGGAGACTCCGCAGTGCCGTGGGATCGGGCGCTTACGGTGCCACTGACGGCCTCCGCCGTGGGGCTCAAGAAGGTTGCCGCACAATGCTTCCGCAGTCAGTTCCACCCACTGGTGCCTGGTGCGGGCCCAGTGCTGCCGCCGTTCGTGTTGCCTCGGCTGCTCGCGGTCGGGGAGATGGTGTTCCGTTGA
- a CDS encoding SAM-dependent methyltransferase translates to MTARLPDAYFDRMYATSADPWQLATRWYEQRKYAITLSMLPYRRYRHAFEPGCSIGTLTALLAGRCDHVTAMDVAAAALEIADVRLRADGCRDGTRDRITLTRGSLDDPWPPGPFDLLVLSEVAYYLDEELLAELLRRECPQLVRGATVVAAHWRHEVADYPLSGDQANRVIAATPGLISIGGYRDRDVVIEVFDTHSAASVAARNGVPGAGSYGE, encoded by the coding sequence TTGACGGCGCGCCTGCCCGACGCATACTTCGACCGCATGTACGCGACCTCGGCCGATCCGTGGCAGCTGGCGACCCGCTGGTATGAGCAACGCAAGTACGCGATCACTCTGTCGATGCTGCCGTACCGGCGCTATCGGCATGCCTTCGAGCCGGGTTGCTCGATCGGCACCCTCACCGCGTTGCTTGCCGGGCGCTGCGATCACGTCACCGCAATGGATGTGGCGGCCGCCGCGCTGGAGATCGCCGACGTCCGACTGCGTGCCGATGGCTGCCGTGACGGGACGCGGGACCGCATCACCCTGACGCGTGGGTCTCTCGACGATCCTTGGCCGCCAGGGCCTTTCGACCTACTTGTGCTTTCTGAAGTGGCGTACTACCTAGACGAGGAATTGCTGGCTGAGCTGCTCCGCCGGGAGTGTCCGCAGTTGGTCCGCGGTGCGACGGTGGTAGCGGCGCACTGGCGTCACGAGGTGGCCGACTATCCGCTCAGCGGTGATCAGGCCAACCGGGTCATCGCGGCGACGCCGGGGCTCATTTCGATCGGCGGCTACCGCGACCGCGACGTGGTCATCGAAGTCTTCGACACCCACAGCGCTGCATCCGTCGCTGCGCGCAATGGTGTCCCGGGAGCCGGTTCGTACGGCGAATAG
- a CDS encoding CsbD family protein — MSAVDKAKNKAEELAGKAKEKVGQATGDKDTEAEGHKDQAKGNLKQAGEKVKDVFKK, encoded by the coding sequence ATGAGTGCTGTTGACAAGGCGAAGAACAAGGCCGAAGAGTTGGCTGGAAAGGCCAAGGAAAAGGTCGGCCAGGCAACCGGAGACAAGGACACCGAGGCGGAGGGTCACAAGGATCAGGCCAAGGGCAACCTGAAGCAGGCCGGCGAGAAGGTCAAGGACGTCTTCAAGAAGTGA
- a CDS encoding DUF421 domain-containing protein produces MVNDMFVMQIPILEKVLRTVLVYAVIMVLFRLTGKRGLASLNTLDFVVIFLLSNVVQNAIIGADNSLLGGVVGAVTLVAVNTAMNRLIAVSPTASRVFEGTATAVIENGEVDRRAMRRLGLRRAELEHAVRVQDGDSTDDVELGLLEPSGQLVLTLAHDAQPATRGDLALLLARLDHIDRQLAIARRPDQG; encoded by the coding sequence GTGGTCAACGACATGTTCGTGATGCAGATACCCATCCTGGAGAAGGTTCTGCGCACGGTGCTGGTCTATGCGGTGATCATGGTGTTGTTCCGCCTGACCGGCAAACGCGGCTTGGCCAGCCTCAACACCTTGGACTTCGTGGTGATCTTCCTGTTGAGCAATGTTGTGCAGAACGCCATCATCGGCGCTGACAACAGCCTGCTCGGCGGGGTGGTCGGGGCCGTGACGCTGGTCGCGGTCAACACTGCGATGAACCGGCTGATCGCCGTCAGCCCCACCGCGTCCCGGGTGTTCGAGGGCACCGCAACGGCGGTCATCGAAAACGGTGAGGTGGACCGGCGGGCGATGCGGCGGCTCGGTCTGCGCCGCGCCGAGTTGGAACACGCCGTCCGCGTCCAGGACGGTGACAGCACCGATGACGTGGAGCTGGGCTTGTTGGAGCCCAGCGGCCAGCTGGTCCTCACCCTCGCCCACGATGCGCAGCCCGCAACCCGCGGCGACCTCGCCCTGCTACTCGCCCGCCTCGATCACATCGACCGACAATTGGCGATCGCCCGCCGGCCCGATCAGGGGTGA